One stretch of Arachis duranensis cultivar V14167 chromosome 1, aradu.V14167.gnm2.J7QH, whole genome shotgun sequence DNA includes these proteins:
- the LOC107470149 gene encoding LOW QUALITY PROTEIN: metacaspase-4-like (The sequence of the model RefSeq protein was modified relative to this genomic sequence to represent the inferred CDS: inserted 1 base in 1 codon), protein MAKKAVLIGCNYPGTKAELKGCINDVWRMHKCLVDRYGFSEDDITVLIDTDDSYTQPTGKNIRSALSRLVXFVHYSGHGTRLPAETGEDDDTGYDECIVPCDMNLITDDDFREFVDGIPRGCKLTIISDSCHSGGLVEEAKEQIGHSTKEEDAGSGSGSGFGLSSFLHRKVEDAIESRGIHIPSSLKHHGRHRDDDEAEDRDLELPRGEYGYVKNRSLPLSTLIDILKQKTGKDDIDVGKLRPTLFDVFGEDSSPKVKKFMNVIFSKLQQGGGGGEQGGFLGMVGSLAQEFLKQKLDENDEGYAKPAMETPVGNKHEAYAGSTKRGFPDGGILMSGCQTDQTSADASPAGHSASAYGAFSNAVQAIIEETDGRVTNHELVLKAREKLKREGFTQQPGLYCSDHHVDVPFVC, encoded by the exons ATGGCGAAAAAGGCGGTACTGATCGGATGCAACTATCCGGGAACCAAGGCTGAGCTCAAAGGATGCATCAACGACGTTTGGCGGATGCACAAATGCCTCGTCGACCGTTACGGTTTCTCGGAGGATGACATCACCGTCCTCATCGACACCGACGACTCCTACACTCAGCCAACCGGCAAGAACATACGCTCCGCCCTCTCCCGCCTCG CGTTCGTCCACTACAGCGGCCACGGCACCCGCCTCCCCGCCGAGACCGGCGAGGACGATGACACTGGCTATGACGAGTGCATTGTTCCTTGCGATATGAACCTCATCACTG ATGATGATTTCAGGGAATTTGTAGACGGGATCCCAAGAGGTTGTAAGCTCACAATTATCTCAGATTCTTGTCACAGTGGTGGCCTAGTTGAAGAAGCTAAGGAGCAGATAGGGCATAGCACAAAGGAGGAAGATGCTGGCTCTGGCTCCGGCTCAGGGTTTGGATTATCAAGCTTCCTACACCGGAAGGTGGAAGATGCCATCGAGTCTCGTGGGATTCATATCCCCTCATCATTGAAGCATCATGGTAGACACAGGGATGACGATGAAGCTGAAGACAGGGATCTTGAACTTCCGCGTGGTGAATATGGCTATGTAAAGAACAGGTCTCTGCCACTTTCAACTCTCATTGATATACTCAAGCAAAAAACTGGTAAAGATGATATAGATGTTGGGAAGCTGAGACCTACACTCTTTGATGTTTTTGGGGAAGACTCTAGCCCTAAAGTAAAGAAGTTCATGAATGTTATCTTCAGCAAACTCCAACAAGGTGGTGGAGGTGGAGAACAGGGTGGATTCTTGGGGATGGTGGGTAGTCTTGCCCAAGAGTTTCTCAAGCAGAAGctggatgagaatgatgagggaTACGCAAAACCTGCCATGGAGACACCTGTTGGAAACAAGCATGAGGCATACGCCGGATCAACTAAGCGTGGCTTTCCTGATGGTGGGATCCTGATGAGCGGCTGTCAGACTGACCAGACTTCGGCCGATGCAAGTCCTGCTGGACATTCTGCCAGTGCTTATGGAGCTTTTAGCAATGCAGTACAGGCTATAATTGAGGAGACTGATGGTAGAGTTACAAACCATGAGCTTGTTCTGAAGGCTAGAGAGAAGCTCAAGCGAGAGGGATTCACTCAACAACCTGGACTCTATTGCAGCGACCACCATGTTGATGTTCCCTTTGTTTGTTGA